In Drosophila santomea strain STO CAGO 1482 chromosome 3L, Prin_Dsan_1.1, whole genome shotgun sequence, a single window of DNA contains:
- the LOC120450507 gene encoding uncharacterized protein LOC120450507, whose amino-acid sequence MLAQEIAPTEIGKHANIIRAAQEELANMDVLVCGRCLRAYNFVEEFQAHKEDACEKENANLKESLDTKPTIWAFTLWKATQLHTRKDASGNSWALYQHWVKLEDSVREPWIVAGKTIQSFGKIAHGQLQDMPVRITKTVVNPNNNNTSNSNNNNTSVSPTRKSPAGKLPTLANQLKDTENERPKSKPGTPTLPSVASAGPVKPNNRIAIRIDSKTEQRTEEPVEKIVAKRFNPRRKTHEYLVKWVDRSHHENTWEVMANLERVPYFLQMFEKQLARQKLTREKGLDALKRIQPSGTNAKADTATPLSPLTASSQVSPSSRPSRTSKTKAMDSFKQWVNETGGGDGSSSPSSANEDESATEQEWPPSSGAIKRKLNHTDSSLEGSGLNDSMDLEDLEEDLPSHTVKRLKNGGSSVQLNKPRIQPTEKQQSKMNGNSTVSTSVTEQRMGEIIYTEDSTSSGMFRKPEMPNTINLKKEKPECPVRYLSRSEVASSTRGVFRVESSEAPAPVSPAPAPQKVHAAPPTTGIVKRLPMARPAHSGANSPITVGQRQQVLRTPGQAPATAAVQRRPGLGGISHVRQNLQQTPGRAHPSGRVLARAGVGTPQQRQQVQTSQGAKAVTPEQKILQLSKSGDLKVTRKVVTREELLAQRSAQARQRPALSQQQSSQIQKVAPGRQRIAPKPAIQPTPLQMELEEEVHQHQAQLCPITGKLIGQEETQLQMEQEQQQEQQREQLEAAAQALLGSDQQVLTNEDGSALLVRGEDGTVYQVAGKNAEGQTILVTQGPDGEQQFAYVAAAEGEDQDVLSLDHAVAEAVQTGEQVESHGVGATTADGEQILVSMTEEELAQHQVLQQVEGSAAGTGTPPTAQIHITTSDSDGTESQIPAEVVQADLPSPGGTRRVVLLLQDGTFMMTEMHEDQFKTLNIPT is encoded by the exons ATGTTGGCACAGGAGATTGCACCCACAGAAATCGGCAAACACGCAAACATTATCAGAG CTGCCCAGGAGGAATTGGCAAACATGGACGTTCTTGTGTGTGGACGATGTCTCCGGGCCTACAACTTCGTGGAAGAGTTTCAGGCCCATAAAGAAGATGCCTGCGAGAAGGAAAACGCAAATCTAAAGGAGTCGCTCGACACCAAGCCCACCATATGGGCTTTTACGCTATGGAAGGCTACTCAGTTGCACACTCGCAAGGACGCGTCCGGCAATTCGTGGGCCTTGTACCAGCATTGGGTAAAACTGGAGGATAGCGTCCGCGAGCCGTGGATTGTGGCCGGTAAGACCATACAGTCTTTCGGAAAAATAGCACACGGACAACTTCAAGACATGCCCGTGCGGATCACAAAGACTGTGGTCAATccaaacaataataatacatcaaacagcaacaacaacaacacgagCGTCTCCCCTACCAGAA AATCCCCAGCCGGTAAGCTACCCACGTTAGCCAATCAACTAAAGGATACGGAAAACGAAAGGCCCAAGTCCAAGCCGGGCACACCAACGCTTCCCTCAGTTGCCTCTGCCGGGCCCGTCAAGCCCAACAACCGTATAGCCATCAGGATCGATTCCAAGACAGAGCAGCGCACCGAAGAGCCAGTGGAGAAGATAGTCGCTAAGCGCTTTAATCCGCGCCGTAAGACCCACGAGTATTTGGTTAAGTGGGTTGATCGATCGCACCATGAAAACACCTGGGAGGTGATGGCCAATCTAGAGCGTGTGCCCTACTTTCTACAGATGTTCGAAAAACAATTGGCGCGGCAGAAACTTACTAGAGAGAAGGGTCTGGACGCTCTGAAGCGCATTCAGCCATCAGGGACAAACGCAAAGGCAGATACTGCCACCCCACTCAGCCCACTTACGGCGTCGTCGCAAGTCTCGCCATCTTCTCGACCCTCGCGCACTTCCAAAACCAAGGCCATGGACTCCTTTAAGCAGTGGGTCAATGAAACCGGCGGCGGGGATGGATCTTCCTCGCCCTCCTCGGCAAACGAAGATGAATCAGCCACAGAACAAGAATGGCCACCTTCTTCAGGAGCGATCAAGCGAAAGCTCAACCATACAGACTCAAGCTTGGAGGGGAGCGGGCTAAATGACTCGATGGACCTAGAGGACCTTGAAGAGGATCTTCCGTCCCACACCGTGAAGCGTCTAAAAAACGGAGGAAGCTCCGTGCAGCTGAACAAGCCACGGATTCAGCCCACGGAAAAGCAGCAGTCTAAAATGAATGGCAATTCCACCGTTTCCACATCCGTAACGGAACAGAGAATGGGTGAAATCATCTATACTGAGGACAGCACCAGCTCCGGCATGTTTCGCAAGCCTGAGATGCCAAACACCATAAATTTg AAAAAGGAGAAACCAGAGTGTCCCGTGCGGTATCTTTCGCGCTCCGAGGTGGCCAGCAGCACAAGAGGAGTTTTTCGGGTTGAAAGTTCTGAGGCGCCGGCACCAGTTTCGCCTGCACCCGCGCCCCAAAAGGTGCACGCCGCGCCGCCCACCACAGGTATAGTCAAGCGCTTACCAATGGCAAGACCTGCGCATTCAGGCGCTAACTCGCCCATCACAGTAGGCCAGCGACAACAGGTGCTTCGCACCCCCGGACAAGCGCCCGCCACGGCAGCAGTTCAGCGCCGTCCTGGGCTGGGTGGTATATCCCATGTGCGCCAAAACTTGCAGCAGACGCCCGGCCGGGCCCACCCAAGTGGTCGAGTCCTTGCACGCGCCGGTGTCGGAACTCCGCAACAACGCCAACAAGTGCAAACTTCTCAGGGTGCCAAGGCAGTCACGCCAGAGCAAAAGATTTTACAACTGTCAAAGTCAGGGGACTTGAAAGTGACGCGTAAAGTAGTGACCCGGGAAGAGTTGTTGGCTCAGCGCTCTGCCCAGGCACGGCAGCGACCGGCTCTGTCCCAGCAGCAGTCCAGTCAAATCCAGAAAGTGGCCCCTGGCCGGCAAAGGATAGCTCCCAAGCCAGCAATCCAGCCAACGCCCCTGCAAATGGAACTGGAAGAGGAGGTTCATCAGCACCAAGCTCAGTTGTGTCCAATCACCGGTAAGCTCATTGGTCAGGAGGAGACCCAGCTGCAAatggagcaggagcaacagcaggagcaacaacGCGAGCAGTTGGAGGCCGCGGCGCAGGCCCTTTTGGGCAGCGATCAACAAGTTCTTACCAACGAGGACGGCTCAGCTTTGCTAGTGCGGGGAGAAGACGGTACTGTTTACCAGGTAGCGGGAAAAAATGCGGAGGGACAAACGATTCTTGTTACCCAGGGCCCGGATGGAGAACAGCAATTTGCGTACGTGGCAGCCGCAGAGGGAGAAGACCAGGATGTTCTTTCTCTTGACCACGCAGTGGCCGAGGCCGTTCAGACAGGGGAACAGGTTGAGTCTCACGGTGTCGGAGCGACTACGGCGGACGGTGAACAGATTCTCGTATCCATGACGGAGGAGGAGTTAGCGCAACACCAGGTGCTTCAGCAGGTAGAGGGTTCTGCCGCCGGAACCGGAACACCACCCACAGCTCAGATCCATATCACGACCTCAGACAGCGATGGCACGGAATCCCAGATACCAGCCGAGGTGGTGCAGGCTGATCTGCCTTCACCGG GAGGTACACGTCGCGTTGTTTTGTTGCTACAGGATGGCACCTTCATGATGACTGAGATGCACGAAGATCAGTTTAAGACTCTCAACATCCCAACGTAA
- the LOC120450509 gene encoding ADP-ribosylation factor 1: MGNVFANLFKGLFGKKEMRILMVGLDAAGKTTILYKLKLGEIVTTIPTIGFNVETVEYKNISFTVWDVGGQDKIRPLWRHYFQNTQGLIFVVDSNDRERIGEAREELMRMLAEDELRDAVLLIFANKQDLPNAMNAAEITDKLGLHSLRNRNWYIQATCATSGDGLYEGLDWLSNQLKNANR, from the exons ATGGGAAACGTATTTGCGAACTTGTTCAAAGGCCTATTCGGCAAAAAGGAAATGAGAATATTGATGGTCGGTTTGGATGCCGCTGGTAAAACCACAATTCTGTACAAACTCAAATTAGGCGAAATTGTTACAACGATACCTACCATTG GTTTCAATGTGGAGACTGTAGAATACAAGAATATTAGCTTTACAGTGTGGGATGTTGGCGGCCAAGACAAAATTCGTCCCCTGTGGAGGCACTACTTCCAGAATACACAA GGTCTCATCTTCGTCGTGGACAGTAATGACCGAGAGCGTATCGGGGAGGCGAGAGAGGAGTTGATGCGCATGCTGGCAGAGGACGAGCTGAGGGATGCAGTCTTACTAATTTTCGCAAACAAACAG GATCTGCCAAATGCGATGAATGCGGCCGAAATTACCGACAAGCTCGGCTTGCACTCACTCAGAAACCGTAACTGGTACATTCAGGCGACGTGTGCAACTAGCGGCGATGGGCTCTACGAGGGACTCGACTGGCTGTCCAACCAATTGAAGAACGCTAATCGCTAA
- the LOC120448560 gene encoding uncharacterized protein LOC120448560, translated as MALSSTVVCLLAGLSLVRADVGVAAQHLRPADQQKEALYPAAGFKPSIQFGLPAASQQPKSARLVVNSEAQEDLDDAAEEVEVTQPKADPVPRRIPAPGPALPVNPTIAYYPAGAVGFVQPATFAKFIGGPQRTAPYVDAPQYYQAYFG; from the coding sequence ATGGCACTCAGCTCGACGGTTGTCTGTCTTCTCGCCGGACTCAGTCTCGTCAGGGcggatgtgggcgtggccgcgCAGCATCTTCGCCCAGCGGACCAGCAAAAAGAGGCATTGTATCCAGCAGCCGGCTTTAAGCCTTCTATACAGTTTGGCCTCCCGGCAGCCTCCCAGCAACCAAAATCCGCTCGACTTGTGGTAAACAGTGAAGCGCAGGAGGATCTTGACGACGCCGCCGAGGAGGTGGAGGTAACCCAACCCAAGGCAGATCCTGTGCCACGTCGAATTCCTGCTCCAGGGCCAGCACTGCCGGTGAATCCCACCATCGCATACTATCCTGCCGGAGCCGTGGGATTCGTCCAGCCAGCTACATTCGCCAAATTCATCGGAGGCCCACAACGCACGGCACCATATGTTGACGCGCCCCAGTACTACCAAGCCTATTTTGGATGA
- the LOC120450026 gene encoding uncharacterized protein LOC120450026, whose translation MDLERELPFTDVSMEIDVPEPWSDVRSSDSLLTLKQSGSQETIRPSGYELVDPSDLSSDDIHLSLLVEKGLIDINSLDKPSATDLTEDYPRLLSRSADRGGIAEIVKEMRNEFMNKLTSKAKSFKEILIKRGLMEPNGENPILQNKEKTENESQILGRKKNAGKSKRTSLGEGDDNRNGEIAQLINEINQFTSGIDNDPNTADWSHFRESLLKIHKYYVSVNEPEEKDHERPISKIDAVKFSEPSYTNEPLEHLSSRAKYIRKNIRGLECKMLTLDHSIDDFSDKFNRSLKTKEQVEREMVAIALERDKIGRRLSHMEVEFRKAKEKIFQRGRNPKLPSNYQSSSSNNPSFGS comes from the exons atgGATCTGGAACGTGAACTGCCCTTCACCGATGTCTCAATGGAAATTGATGTGCCCGAACCGTGGAGTGATGTGAGATCGTCAGACAGCCTGCTTACCCTGAAGCAGAGCGGAAGCCAAGAGACGATAAGACCATCCGGGTATGAGTTAGTTGATCCATCCGATCTTAGCTCGGACGACATTCACCTGAGTCTTCTAGTAGAG AAAGGTTTAATTGACATTAACTCATTGGACAAGCCCTCGGCCACAGACCTTACAGAGGACTATCCGAGGCTTTTGTCCAGGTCGGCGGATCGTGGAGGAATTGCTGAAATAGTCAAGGAAATGCGAAACGAATTCATGAATAAGCTGACCTCTAAGGCTAAGAGCTTTAAGGAAATCCTGATAAAG AGAGGCTTGATGGAACCAAACGGCGAAAATCCTATTCTGCAGAATAAAGAAAAGACCGAAAATGAATCTCAGATTTTAGGGCGTAAAAAAAACGCGGGCAAATCAAAGAGGACATCTTTAGGGGAAGGCGACGACAATCGAAATGGTGAAATCGCCCAGCtcatcaatgaaatcaatcaGTTTACTTCTGGCATTGACAATGATCCGAACACTGCGGACTGGTCTCATTTCCGGGAAAGCCTGCTGAAAATACATAAGTACTATGTTAGCGTCAATGAGCCGGAAGAAAAAGACCATGAACGACCAATTAGCAAAATCGACGCTGTCAAATTTTCAGAACCATCATACACCAACGAGCCGTTGGAACACCTCAGCAGTCGGGCCAAGTATATCCGTAAAAATATCCGAGGTCTCGAATGCAAGATGCTAACCCTGGACCACTCCATTGATGACTTTAGCGACAAGTTCAATCGCAGCTTGAAAACCAAAGAGCAAGTGGAGCGGGAAATGGTGGCTATCGCACTGGAACGCGATAAAATCGGCCGACGCCTTAGCCACATGGAAGTGGAATTTCGCAAGGCCAAggagaaaatatttcaacggGGCAGGAACCCAAAACTCCCAAGCAATTATCAATCTTCTTCAAGCAATAATCCTAGTTTTGGATCATAA
- the LOC120449005 gene encoding uncharacterized protein LOC120449005 isoform X2 has protein sequence MKLLGLGAQVLRLKTGGQSRSAKTCPPEIREPLPCCPKKRFWTFKRVLCFSTLTFGAGVYTGIYVSQNYEVPRVDDPQKLIQRFNEKLKELVDQTKNK, from the exons ATGAAACTGTTGGGACTTGGGGCGCAGGTTTTGAGGCTCAAAACTGGCGGGCAGAGTCGCTCTGCGAAAACTTGCCCCCCGGAAATTCGCGAGCCCTTGCCGTGCTGTCCCAAAAAACGCTTTTGGACTTTCAAACGAGTGCTATGTTTCTCCACG TTAACTTTTGGCGCCGGGGTTTATACTGGTATCTATGTCTCACAGAACTATGAG GTCCCCCGAGTGGATGATCCCCAGAAACTGATCCAGCGTTTCAACGAGAAACTCAAGGAACTAGTGGATCAAACCAAGAACAAGTAA
- the LOC120449005 gene encoding uncharacterized protein LOC120449005 isoform X3, whose translation MLKFLLTFGAGVYTGIYVSQNYEVPRVDDPQKLIQRFNEKLKELVDQTKNKSAGEKLVDDIKKEAKKILDD comes from the exons ATGCTCAAGTTTCTG TTAACTTTTGGCGCCGGGGTTTATACTGGTATCTATGTCTCACAGAACTATGAG GTCCCCCGAGTGGATGATCCCCAGAAACTGATCCAGCGTTTCAACGAGAAACTCAAGGAACTAGTGGATCAAACCAAGAACAA ATCGGCCGGCGAGAAACTAGTGGATGACATAAAAAAGGAGGCCAAGAAGATTTTAGACGACTGA
- the LOC120449005 gene encoding uncharacterized protein LOC120449005 isoform X1, whose product MKLLGLGAQVLRLKTGGQSRSAKTCPPEIREPLPCCPKKRFWTFKRVLCFSTLTFGAGVYTGIYVSQNYEVPRVDDPQKLIQRFNEKLKELVDQTKNKSAGEKLVDDIKKEAKKILDD is encoded by the exons ATGAAACTGTTGGGACTTGGGGCGCAGGTTTTGAGGCTCAAAACTGGCGGGCAGAGTCGCTCTGCGAAAACTTGCCCCCCGGAAATTCGCGAGCCCTTGCCGTGCTGTCCCAAAAAACGCTTTTGGACTTTCAAACGAGTGCTATGTTTCTCCACG TTAACTTTTGGCGCCGGGGTTTATACTGGTATCTATGTCTCACAGAACTATGAG GTCCCCCGAGTGGATGATCCCCAGAAACTGATCCAGCGTTTCAACGAGAAACTCAAGGAACTAGTGGATCAAACCAAGAACAA ATCGGCCGGCGAGAAACTAGTGGATGACATAAAAAAGGAGGCCAAGAAGATTTTAGACGACTGA
- the LOC120449004 gene encoding ER membrane protein complex subunit 4: MSAKQNSKKFKWALDFNVSKNADIPSPLGYNPSALVNQSEVVRDQRLVIKKSWDLALGPLKNIPMNLFIMYMSGNSISIFPIMMVGMMLIRPIKAIFTTQVTSKMAEGAQGTGQRIVYFLGNLANVALALYKCHSMGLLPTHASDWLAFVQPQTRVEYYGGGVSFV, translated from the exons ATGTCGGCCAAACAAAATTCCAAGAAGTTCAAGTGGGCGCTGGACTTTAACGTGAG CAAAAATGCTGATATTCCTTCGCCGCTGGGCTACAATCCATCTGCCCTGGTGAACCAGAGTGAGGTGGTTCGCGACCAGCGTCTGGTCATTAAGAAGTCCTGGGACCTTGCCTTGGGACCCCTTAAAAAC ATTCCAATGAATCTCTTCATCATGTACATGTCCGGAAACTCGATATCCATTTTCCCCATCATGATGGTCGGCATGATGCTAATCCGGCCTATCAAGGCCATCTTCACCACTCAGGTGACCTCCAAAATGGCGGAGGGAGCCCAGGGAACTGGCCAGCGCATCGTCTACTTCCTGGGCAACCTAGCAAACGTGGCCTTGGCCCTCTATAAGTGCCACAGCATGGGTCTCTTACCCACCCACGCCTCCGATTGGTTGGCATTTGTTCAGCCTCAGACTCGCGTGGAATATTACGGCGGAGGAGTTTCGTTTGTCTAG
- the LOC120449006 gene encoding single-pass membrane and coiled-coil domain-containing protein 4 homolog translates to MRQLKGKVKETRKQKKERKLDNLESQAKIRTVVLPALGVLAVFLVLFVYLKTRPAVLA, encoded by the coding sequence ATGCGTCAGCTGAAGGGAAAGGTGAAGGAGACACGCAAGCAGAAGAAGGAGCGTAAGCTGGACAACCTGGAGAGCCAGGCCAAAATCCGCACCGTGGTGCTGCCGGCGCTCGGCGTTTTGGCTGTATTCCTGGTGCTGTTCGTCTATCTGAAGACCCGCCCTGCGGTCCTCGCCTAA
- the LOC120448494 gene encoding LOW QUALITY PROTEIN: uncharacterized protein LOC120448494 (The sequence of the model RefSeq protein was modified relative to this genomic sequence to represent the inferred CDS: inserted 1 base in 1 codon; deleted 1 base in 1 codon; substituted 4 bases at 4 genomic stop codons) produces MRETGATWKMWKMCMEECANTGGILRQLTCSMTCIWSRRLSRNLKGCQRHCKATRSKNFDAEVTGXLWSLXGGLYPRAPWFDGKVRGSQTLGCCVVACCVASTFHHLGEWSGKLLDAMVVNGDRYYRASVELRXRWDLNLCVDDMCIEFTKWTYDSWCNLSWXPLGHVCIXSSASTEMIFLEGLNYYFMRFQCGVLECQERHLSFGHSFSHDGGYFLFECSTWDEPLFPDDMGASYVLLAKQQQMIFYFVVVNVRLKVRCRNVKFRLYNVDVARKPGIARKCSCRGIMYLSRLTRNTNFDSILPLPDSIIFSKVCQDPSV; encoded by the exons ATGAGGGAAACCGGTGCCACttggaaaatgtggaaaatgtgcATGGAGGAGTGTGCCAATACCGGCGGCATATTAAGGCAACTGACCTGCTCGATGACGTGCATCTGGAGCCGACGGCTGAGCCGCAACTTAAAGGGCTGCCAGCGGCACTGCAAAGCTACTCGGAGCAAGAACTTCGACGCGGAGGTGACGGGTTGACTCTGGTCGC GGGGCGGTCTGTATCCGAGGGCTCCTTGGTTCGACGGGAAGGTGCGTGGAAGTCAAACATTGGGATGCTGCGTGGTGGCCTGTTGTGTGGCCAGTACATTCCACCACCTTGGCGAGTGGAGCGGAAAGCTGCTGGACGCTATGGTGGTTAATGGAGACCGCTACTACCGCGCCAGCGTGGAGCTGAGATAGCGTTGGGACCTTAATCTGTGTGTGGACGATATGTGCATCGAGTTCACAAAGTGGACCTACGATTCCTGGTGCAACTTGAGCTGGTGACCTTTGGggcatgtatgtatatag tCCTCTGCCAGCACCGAAATGATTTTTCTGGAGGGCCTCAACTACTATTTCATGCGTTTTCAGTGTGGCGTCCTGGAGTGCCAGGAACGGCACTTATCCTTCGGACACAGCTTCAGCCACGATGGTGGCTACTTCCTGTTCGAATGTTCCACGTGGGACGAACCCCTGTTCCCGGACGACATGGGCGCCTCCTACGtgctgctggccaagcagcagcagatgatTTTCTACTTCGTGGTGGTCAATGTGCGGCTCAAAGTGCGGTGCCGAAATGTTAAGTTCCGGCTGTACAACGTGGACGTGGCCCGAAAGCCCGGTATTGCTCGAAAATGCAGTTGCAGGGGAATCATGTACCTAAGTCGCTTGACTCGGAATACCAATTTTGATTCTATTTTACCTCTGCCAGATAGTATTATTTTCTCGAAAGTTTGCCAAGACCCCAGTGTATGA
- the LOC120450508 gene encoding tRNA (cytosine(72)-C(5))-methyltransferase NSUN6: protein MFYPKTPLLGKPLLEADILKVNSDALAPLLEWLCLTPKVTTYRVNTLRCSVDAFRKKIEEKLAARYGVKSPRVYCLPNIPEMLCIDPLDSRLTKAHADSELKEIMVDSSCGAALLRGAHIYAPGVLAMESSTEREELVNVYADLDGKCKRGAVKRYESPHKVFLGTGKVLMQRYQLFNNADKPATGVAVEMQSTVSGVPSLGDLSSEDGLLQNLPSIVCVRVLDPQPGERILDMCAAPGNKTSHIAELIGDGGSVVALDNSASRVRSMLLKLKHYKSITAHVFDSTKALAPEAPSAPFGEFTGPPFPCASFDRILLDAPCSGLGNRPQLSCSIKQAKVLSSYPNIQRRLFEQAVQLLRPGGILVYSTCTVTEDECECIVAWALKKFPELHLTDATPRWGGSGLPLPGFAICKSRLLQRFGPTGANADTVGFFIAKFHKKL from the exons ATGTTTTACCCTAAAACACCATTGTTGGGAAAACCGCTTCTAGAAGCCGATATCCTTAAAGTGAAT TCGGATGCACTTGCTCCGCTGCTGGAATGGCTGTGCCTTACTCCCAAAGTCACCACGTACAGGGTGAATACTCTTCGGTGTTCCGTTGACGCCTTTCGGAAAAAGATAGAAGAAAAACTTGCCGCTCGCTACGGTGTAAAATCTCCAAGGGTTTACTGCTTGCCAAACATACCCGAGATGTTGTGCATTGATCCGCTAGACTCACGGCTTACCAAAGCCCATGCCGACTCCGAGCTTAAGGAGATAATGGTGGACAGTAGCTGCGGAGCTGCACTATTGCGAGGTGCCCATATATACGCCCCTGGTGTTCTAGCTATGGAGTCTAGCACCGAGCGGGAGGAACTCGTCAATGTCTACGCAGATCTGGATGGAAAATGTAAGCGCGGGGCAGTCAAGCGGTACGAAAGCCCGCATAAGGTGTTCCTGGGTACGGGCAAGGTGTTAATGCAGCGGTATCAGCTGTTCAACAACGCGGACAAGCCCGCCACTGGAGTGGCCGTGGAAATGCAGTCCACCGTCAGCGGAGTGCCCTCGCTGGGGGATCTAAGCAGCGAAGACGGCCTGTTGCAGAACCTGCCTTCTATTGTGTGCGTCCGCGTCCTAGATCCGCAGCCCGGCGAGCGCATTCTGGACATGTGTGCTGCTCCGGGTAACAAAACGAGCCACATAGCTGAGTTGATAGGCGATGGGGGATCTGTTGTGGCCCTAGACAATTCGGCAAGTCGCGTCCGCAGCATGCTGCTCAAACTGAAACACTACAAGAGCATTACGGCGCATGTTTTTGACTCCACTAAGGCATTGGCACCGGAAGCTCCATCTGCACCCTTTGGAGAATTCACTGGGCCTCCGTTTCCATGTGCAAGCTTTGACCGAATCTTGCTCGACGCGCCCTGCAGTGGCCTTGGCAACCGGCCACAGTTGTCCTGCAGCATTAAACAGGCCAAGGTCTTGTCGTCATATCCCAATATTCAGCGCCGGCTATTCGAACAGGCAGTGCAGCTTCTTCGTCCTGGCGGCATCCTCGTGTATAGCACATGCACCGTTACAGAGGATGAGTGCGAATGCATTGTAGCCTGGGCACTGAAAAAATTTCCCGAGTTGCACCTAACAGATGCCACTCCCCGCTGGGGCGGTTCCGGACTTCCGCTTCCCGGTTTTGCGATATGTAAGTCTCGTCTGTTGCAGCGCTTCGGTCCGACCGGAGCAAATGCGGATACGGTGGGCTTTTTTATTGCAAAGTTTcataaaaagttataa
- the LOC120447636 gene encoding general transcription factor IIH subunit 2: MADDEHEDQKEYRWETGYEKTWEAIKDDEDGMLDGAIAEIIQKAKRQRQAQKTKQNRLGMMRHMFLVLDCSESMSVPDLKPTRLRCTVKLLELFIEEFFDQNPISQLGIIALKAKRAEKVTELTGTSRVHLKALESLANVSLTSEPSLQNGLDLALKSLKVVPSHASREIVIIMGSLTTCDPVDINITIDDLKKEGIRCSVISLSAEIHVARYLTQQTMGTFGAVLDDAHFRDQLMSQVDPPPAAKTQHNSLIRMGFPHTKNEVEGKDAPLSMCMCHIENLEEPSELTTTGHHCPQCNSKYCELPVECQSCGLTLVSAPHLARSYHHLFPVPNFEELPFEAMPASSSDLTSGVRECYACAKALGQSVDKVADKVVYRCGFCKQYFCVDCDIFIHDTLHACVGCNTIPGVDGLVYQQSSKPDQVDAHPGPSKQRAQFGM; encoded by the exons ATGGCCGACGATGAGCATGAGGACCAGAAGGAGTACCGCTGGGAAACGGGCTATGAAAAGACATG GGAGGCCATCAAGGACGACGAGGATGGGATGCTGGATGGAGCCATCGCCGAGATCATTCAGAAGGCCAAACGCCAGAGGCAAGCTCAAAAGACCAAGCAGAACCGCCTGGGCATGATGCGCCACATGTTCCTCGTGCTAGACTGTTCTGAGTCCATGAGCGTACCTGATCTAAAGCCCACACGACTGCGTTGCACCGTCAAGCTGCTGGAGCTGTTTATCGAGGAGTTCTTCGACCAAAACCCCATCAGCCAATTGGGAATCATAGCGCTAAAGGCTAAACGAGCGGAGAAGGTGACCGAACTTACCGGCACTTCGCGAGTGCACCTCAAAGCGCTAGAGAG CCTGGCCAACGTGTCCCTGACCAGCGAGCCGTCGCTTCAAAACGGCTTGGACTTGGCGCTAAAATCGCTCAAGGTGGTGCCGTCGCACGCCTCCCGCGAGATCGTCATTATCATGGGCTCGCTTACCACCTGTGATCCTGTCGACATTAACATCACGATCGACGATTTGAAAAAGGAGGGCATACGCTGCTCGGTTATTTCCCTGTCGGCTGAGATTCACGTTGCCCGCTACCTCACCCAGCAAACAATGGGCACCTTCGGGGCTGTTCTGGACGACGCACATTTTCGAGATCAACTCATGTCCCAGGTAGATCCACCGCCCGCCGCCAAGACTCAGCACAACTCGCTTATCCGTATGGGTTTTCCGCACACCAAGAACGAAGTTGAGGGCAAGGACGCGCCGTTGTCCATGTGCATGTGCCACATAGAGAACTTGGAGGAGCCCAGTGAACTCACCACTACTGGGCACCACTGCCCGCAGTGTAACAGCAAGTACTGCGAGCTGCCCGTGGAGTGCCAGTCCTGCGGGCTCACTCTGGTCTCCGCGCCGCACTTGGCGCGCTCCTACCACCACCTTTTCCCGGTGCCAAACTTTGAGGAACTACCGTTTGAGGCGATGCCTGCTTCGTCCTCCGACCTCACTAGCGGGGTTAGGGAGTGTTATGCGTGTGCCAAAGCCCTCGGGCAAAGCGTCGACAAGGTCGCCGATAAGGTCGTCTACAGATGCGGTTTCTGCAAACAGTATTTTTGCGTTGACTGCGACATCTTCATTCACGATACTTTGCACGCCTGCGTGGGATGCAACACCATTCCCGGCGTAGACGGCCTGGTTTACCAGCAAAGTTCTAAGCCTGACCAGGTTGATGCGCACCCAGGGCCCTCGAAGCAGCGCGCACAGTTTGGGATGTAA